The Vitis vinifera cultivar Pinot Noir 40024 chromosome 18, ASM3070453v1 region tatatatatatatatatcatatttttcatagtgaaacaaaaaaaaaattaaaaaaaccattttctagtatttttttttcttaatagtttccaagaaccaaacataatctatattTTGGTTGTGCCAtcatttaaaaggaaaaattaaaaaagaaaagataatgggaaaaagagataaatttatatttaaaaaaaaaattgtttatgaagATAGTTAAGAAAacactactactactactacaataataataataataataataataaaagctaATTGGTGTTTTTAGGCGTGAAccttttgttttgttaaaatttataGATCAAATTATGCAGTGAAGAATCTTAGAAAGCATAATCTTCTTGATGACAATGTCTAAAAAACAATGAGAAAAAGAGTAAGTGGCCTCATATGCTTCAAATATGTTGACAATGGTAAAAAGCATTATTATATTTCAAGCCAATATGTGTACAATTCACACTTCTCACAAGGGCCAAGGCatattcctttttaaaaaataataataattaatcataTTATTACTTTTGGACAtgtaaatttatcaaatttatttttatttaaattttcaatacttttaataaattgtagaaaaaaaatcattattatttatagaatgatattaaataacatattccaaaatttaattataaacatttctaaaaaaattaattacaatatatgaaatttgttaCTATTGAAAGTCATTTGATGCTGATGACCAATCTATCTTAATGCAAGCTTTCCAATCTCTTGTATAGTACAAATTAACTCTTGGTCTAAGTCGAAAGCTGCAAACCCACATCATTTAGGTAacgataaaataaaaatatgttcgAAATAATCAACAAATTGTTTACGTTAATTGAAAGCAGAGCATGAAATAATCCACACCAACCAATTATTAAAgaatgtacttttttttttctacattttcatCACCTATGTTTAAGGAAAATTGgaaggagtttttttttaacattgtttcttcttttttctttagtaatttatttttttcacatttgcTTATGTTACCACTGGCTtcggaaaaataatatttttgaacatatgtatattttttttccatgttttaCATGAGTTGAACATAGGccaaaattttaaggaaaaaataaataagaaaaatgaagtgaaagaaaagaaggaaaagttataaattatttctcttatttggTTGTTGCTtaggaaaaaattgaagaaagaaaattaatttttaaaaaaaagctttttcccataattttcttattatttattctaaagaaaatagaaaaaaaaaagaaaaaaagcaaaGGGTCTGTTTGGTTCCTGTTTTCAATAACTGTTTTCTGATCTTGAaatcaaaaaacataaaaaaacttatttgggGCCGCAAAGggatgtgtttttgttttttgtgttttccgtgttctcaaacaccattttttttagaataataaaaaatgttttcattgttttttcactATTCATAGAATAgattgttttctgttttttctctttcttctttttgtgttttcttacttgttttttgtgtttccacaAAGGTGAGCTCCACCTAACCACTATACTTCACCCCCACCGACAaaccctttcttcttccttaaattattaaaattaatatacttatacATGGTTACAaagtcatcatttgtttaagaaaattataaatggtgtaaaaatttcaaaatgaaataattttttaaaatttaaatgaattgtgcatatgaaaattatttatatatttataatatcaagttaattgaagaaaatactttattaattaaaaaaataacttttagatatattttttgttttacttattctaaaaaacttttttattaactcaataaaacatgatttttttagaacaaaaaccattttccagaattcaattcccaaacactttttttttttttgaaaacacaaaaaacagttcttaaaaaactgttttccaaaacagttttcaaaaacagaaatcctttattttccttttttctttaatatttcttatttatcatTCTTTATAGTATTTAAACATAggatgattaatttatttaaattttattctttatttaatattttatttagaaatggTGTGTGATGTGTGTTTAATATTACCCTTTATTTTCCTCATCCTTTCTACTAAAACAAAGTTTAAGACAttgtatttaatgaaattttagaaaaatgaaaaaaaaaattgaaattaaggaAATCATAAACACAAGTATTTGAATCTTGTAAAATCTACTTCATATCATATTAATTTAGTGTATAAAGTTTTAATTCATTGAATAATAATCCTAAAAGAGTTTAGATTTCGatttataaagtaattaagGCTTATACTGTGTTGTGGAGACCATGATGCAAGTCTTTTGAAGCAATACATGTCAATGAATATAGTATATGAAGTTAAAAGGAAGTAATCTCTAAAAGTGAACTCCCACCCGATCTTGAGATCTCCTAGAGCTTCAAGATGACTCTAACACGAAacctttctttttcctcttataACTTGCTAAAGGGGTTTGCTTGCTGTTAGTAGGCAACACTTAGAAATAAcgaagataaaaatattagagaagGTACTTCTTCTATGGTGGATTGATCTGCAAACCAACTTGCTTAGTTGTAGAACACATGAAATAGTGCCGTCAACATTTGGATCATCATTAGCTGGGTTGCTATGATTTAACCATGAAGTtggtaatgaaaattttaaaataatatgttgaAAATGTGTGTGCATTTTCAAACCAACTTGCTTATGATTGATCTGCAAACCAACTTGCTTAGTTGTAGAATACATGAAATAGTGCCGTCAACATTTGGATCATCATTACCATGACGTtggtaatgaaaattttaaaataatatattgaaatgtGTGTGCATTGATCAGTTGGCTTTTAAATTGAGCAAAGCCGCAGTGAAAAGGACCATTATTTATTGTTATCTGCACTCTGACAAGGATTTGGATCACTATGGAAGAACCCATTATTAGAATATTCTAGGCTCAACGCAACAGTATGACAgtgattgaaaagaaaaggcttTAATACAAAGTCctagaaaggaaaaatcatCACCCTCCATTTTATGATGCTTTTCTCTAAATTAGGTCAGAGGCcacattcaatttttttggatgATCATTACACATGCTTCTGAGTtaattagttcaaatatattatGTGCTTAACAGCCAATTAGCCCATTTccatgattttattttgttctcgaGGATCTTCTTTGTAAGAATATGAacataaaacttaatattaggATCTGTGTTTCCAAATTTTGAGCTGAAGATATCCTAATTAAGCAGCTTTCTGATTTTAAGGATTAATTGGATATTTTATATTAGGTTTGAAGGGCTTGAAAATCTAACCCTACTCAGATTACTTAAGGATATTTTATATCAGATGGAAGAAACGTGTTTCCATGAATACTGATACGGACAAGCATTGAATCATTGGACAAAGCGAGACGACCTAATCCACCGactaattataatataattatttgcaTCTAGCTTAGACCTCTATAAATTTATAACCCTAGAAGGCATTCAGTTTtcaagaaaaacatttttcattagCAAGAATACGAGTGTGGTTGATCATGAAGGTGTTCTGTTCCCAAATTTTAGGGTTACTTCTGTTTGTTGCTGTCCTTCCATGCAAAGCTTTGATTAACTATACTTTCATAGTAAGTATTAGTATCTTACCATAATATTACTGACCATGATATAAAATGGAATTATGAGCTGATTATGCAGGAAAGGAATTAGAAACTAGTTATGGGCAAGCCATGGAGGACAAATTTTTCACCTGTCAATCTCATTGTGTCATGGTTTGGTGGTCTAATATTGAATGCTGTCATTCCTCCTTTTGGACTGAACGTCTTTATAATTTCAGGAGAGCATGAAGCAGCTGCATATAGATCATGCTTGCATGCGGTCATAATTGTTAGATTACATAGTTGTTACCTGTCATTTTATGTAGGTGAAAGAAACTCCATATACAAGACTATGCAGCACGAAGAACATCTTGACTGTGAATGGACAGTTTCCGGGACCAACTCTATATGTTACCAAAGGAGAGACGGTCATTGTGGATGTCTACAACAAGGGCAGCTATAATATCACGATTCACTGGTATGACTTCCGGGCCTGTAAAAGCAAATTGAAGAGGGTTCAACCTGATGATATGATTATTGTGATAATAGTAACAATTTTGCAGGCATGGAGTGAAGATGCCAAGGTATCCATGGTCAGATGGCCCAGAATATGTCACACAGTGCCCGATCCAACCTGGAGGTAAGTTTAGCCAAAAGATCATATTTTCTTCGGAGGAAGGGACTCTATGGTGGCATGCTCATAGTGATTGGTCCCGAGCCACAGTCCATGGTGCTATCATCATCTACCCCAAGAAAGGAACTAGCTATCCTTTTCCCAAGCCTCATGCAGAAGTTCCCATCCTATTAGGTACGTATATATAAGAGTCTCCTTCAGTAATTACCCAATTTTCTATCTGGTTACTAAATATAAGCAAATCGAGTTTAACCATAGCTACTGTTAGCAATGGAACAACAAAGAATTAAAAGCTTGAAACGGTATGggaattgatgaaaaatattaattgcaGGAGAATGGTGGAAGAAAGATATTATGGAGGTTCTTACGGAATTTGTTCAGAATGGAGGAGACCCCCAAATCTCGGATGCTTTCACTATTAATGGTCAACCTGGTGATCTGTATCCCTGCTCAAAACCAGGTCAAATCTCATTACATCCTCTGGAACCAATTTTCTCAAGTTTGTTGAAGatagtggaattattctttttcttaacATCTTACATTCCCTCATCCTACGAGCATATACTATATGATCATTGTACTGGTTTATAGTATTGTTATGTCAGCAGATAAATTTGCATATTTGGGTATTATCACTTGCATGACATGATTGCATTACTAGCAACATAAAAGTGATAATTATGGAAACAATTAGTAAAAGGCCTACAAACGCATGCATTTTCGTTTCTAGCTAGTACTTCAAGGTGATTATGTTATTAGCCTTAGCCCAAGCTTGCCCTCTTCTACAATGAGGCATGAGGATTCCTTTGGCCTCTTAGCTCATTTCTAGGTTTGACAAACTCTCACCATTTTTATTGATTGTCATCAGTACTTTTCATGGGGTagataaatttagaaaacaaagtGAATTAGGAAATTTTCTATAACCTTGTTGTCTATTTCACAATTTACAGAAACATTCAAGCTTCTGGTTGATTATGGCAAGATGTATCTCCTCCGAATAATCAATGTGGACATGCAAGACattctcttcttctccattgccaAACACCAAATCACCGTGGTTGGAACTGATGCCAGCTACACCAAGCCATTAGCACGAGATTACATCGCTATATCCCCTGGACAAACAATTGATGTCTTACTCGAAGCCAACCAATCTCCGGACCACTACTACATGGCTGCTAGAGCATATTCAAGCGCAAAGGGGGTTGAATACGATAACACGACCACCACTGCAGTTGTTCAATACAATGGGAACTATACTCCTTCACCTCCTTCCTTGCCTTTTCTTCCTGACtacaatgacacaaatgcaTCAGTTAACTTCACTGGTAGCCTCAGAAGCTTAGCAAATAAAGACCATCCGGTTGATGTCCCAACAAACATTACGACTCCATTGATCTTCACTGTTTCCATGAACACATTTCCATGCCCTCTTAACAGGACGTGTAAGGGTCCAAATGGGACTATGCTAGCTGCTAGTGTGAACAACATAAGCTTTGTAAACCCAAAGATCGATGTGCTCGAAGCATACTATTATCAAATAAATGGAGTATTTGGAACTAGGTTTCCTAGTTTCCCACCATACGTATTTAATTTTACAGCAGAGTATCTGTCCTTGCTCCTAGAGTTACCGAATCGGTGGACTGAGGTTAAGGTACTGGACTATGACTCCGTGGTGGAGCTTGTCTTTCAGGGGACAAACTTGGTTGCAGGGACAGACCATCCCATACATCTCCATGGATACAGTTTCTATGTTGTTGGGTGGGGATTTGGGAATTTCAACAAAGATAAGGACCCTTTGGGGTATAATCTAGTCGACCCTCCTCTTCAGAACACCATCGCtgttccgaaaaatggttggACCACCATCAGATTTAAGGCACACAACCCTGGTACGTAGGTCTCACGCATGGCATGCGCGCAACCAATATTATTGCTATTGCAGTGTACATTATGATTTactattatatttctttttatttgacagGAGTTTGGTTGATGCACTGCCATATAGAACGCCACCTTACATGGGGCATGGACATGGTGTTCATAGTGAAAAACGGCCCAAGTCCAGAGGTACAATTACTACCTCCACCTCCGGACATGCCTCCATGTTGAAGCCCCTCAATACTCGATCGTGATTTTCTTCGTAATTAATTATTGTGTATATTTGCAGTCAGCATATTGATTGTGTAACAAATACCGTGAAACTCAAAGCCAAATAGAATTCACTTGGAAATTCCTTACCATGTAATTGAATGTTTATTAAATTAGTAATACTACATTTTCCTACGAGGTTGCATGGTGTAGTTGCTTCTGAGCTCCTTCCTAATTTGTATGAAACAACGAATTTGTCACCACCTGAATTTCAGATGATTTAGAACCCAACCCAAGGTCGAAAGATTTGACTTTAAGGGTTACTCTTATCCCAACAAATAGTGAACTAGTTAAACTAATTTCTCTAAAATCTTaatcttaaaagaataaataaataaaaatactagcAATTATATTCTATAGATCATCTAGGTAAGTCTCAATTATTACAACAAAAATTAATCGTAAACCTTCAAACATTAtaataattcaataataaattacaCTATGCCACTCGAATATAAACTATTGCATTTGGAATAATTACAAGTAAATCAAGGTAATTATGGTTTGTTGCAAAGTCTCTTGAGGAGCATTAGTAGACATTGATCTTTTCATCAACTACATTTgcatagaattttttttgaaatagggATGTTTCCACCCAAGTGaaagtattataacttaaattaattaaagGCTTAACATAAACATTAAAATACTATAATTACCTTGCACTTGTTATGAAATGATACCCggataatttgaaaatagaataataaaaagaaaactagagcagtaaataaaacaataaataaaataatgggcAAAGTACTTATGTGGTAAAATCCTCTTAATTAAGAAAGAAACCTCCACAAGGCAAGACCGAAAAATATCCACTATATGAAGACAAAATTACAACCTCTCTCTCAATTAAGAGGAGAGAACATAAAAGATTACAAAAGAATAAAAGCCTTTTTTGGGATGAATAGTATAGGGGGTAAAGACCTTTTATAGGACAAGAAAGCTCtcatctttttgtctttttccgatgtgggatgaCTTCAACCTTAACATTCTCACACTTGAAGTCATTCTTCTATGTCTTGCCCTATCACATGCTGCTTACGTTACTACCAAGCCATAAGAGGATTTGTACCAATTGAATTTATTAGTATTAACCAGTTTTGTCAAGGCATCTGCTAATTGACCTTCATATCGATCTTTTGTATATTCACAATTCCTTTTTCCACCACTTCTCGAacaaaatgatattgaactatcACAAAATAGGGAAATCTTCTATTGTTTGTACCCAAACTCCTTCAATAACCTTTTAATTCAGATAGCTTCTTTGCATGCATGTGTAGCTATCATGTACTTTTCTTCTATCGTAGATAGAGTCATAAcaatttgaagttttgaaacCCAACTCACAACTCTTGTATGTGTGAACACATAGCCCATAGTGGATTTCCTCTTATCAAGATCACTTGTAAAGTTTGAATGTGCATAACCTTTGACAGTGAATTTCGATCCTCTAAAACATAATATAGCATTTGAGGTCCCTTTGATGTATCTAAGGATCCTCTTCACTATATTCCAATGCTCTCTCCTTAGATTTTCCATGGACTAACTTATCGCTCCCATTGCTTGTGCAATGTTTGGTCTTGTATAAATCATAGCAAACATTAAGCTTCCCATTGTTGTTGCATATAATGTTTGAGATAGTTACTATTGGCATCTTAGATGTAAGTAATGAAAGCagtaccaatttttttaaaaattgatcttttaaggttaaagtactaacctttaggtttggatgttcccaaacctcaaattccaagtgttgaatACAACTTTGAAGTTGTTGGAATTCTCATAAACCGACGATCTTCTGCCtgatgactcaaccttgttcttggcacacttctATGAGGGTGGAGGCTATGGTTTTCTTTCTCcatggatggtggaagacaaaagttatggaaaccctaacccctagggggtatttatagggttcctaattgagcttaagtaacttgagcccacatgggcttgagtcacttaatctagcccaaaatgggtcctaattgattaattaacccaataggacctactaattaatcaattaacccgaTTTAAAGATCTTGTTCACTTACACTTGtccaaccttgtgtaattaccaaaagacccttatgcacaaaagtgaacctagagttaatccatgctaacaaggtatatgagctcacagtggggaccattgggacccattgGAGTAGTGGCTCCcgtagaatccaattttgaagttcattcaacatcccactacaaagaatcaactgaactttagtatcctatgtaaataacaatgagacactaagtgctcaagtccgtgacctactatccattatgtttagtctccccatgaactggtgtccatagtctaacaaggtgaaaacaatcagcctttcaagactacctctactatcttTGAGTTATTGATCCTCTTATTGTGTATTCAATTCACATGCCTTAGACCTTagagagcctatgtcaagttccacttaaggaactactatggtcatagtttccatgaacacacctccttaggatcacccaagaggacacactattttaatcccatgagatatcatggtgcctctattaagaatacctattaccattggcttccatcaacagtgacccaatccataagaaatatatgattagcttacacccttaggtcaaagccactgctaactttaacataagctcaatattctctcaaggttaagagataACACAATGAAACAACCTGGTGAGGTCataactacttgatagccttaagttatgactcaccataggtcctatccaattgtaaccatacacactagttcactcaccatgggaaataGACCGaacttctctattgtaccaaaatacttagcctttttacgtagcaACTTTGGTCAAGAAAAACCAGATAAAGAGGCACTACAATTTTTGTAGTACTCCGGGTATCGTTctatagaccctcaattttgtccctttaacacatgtctttaagttcgttttcagtgctCCAAAATAGTCCCTTGGTGgtccatggctactcataccacttacctttttctgagtcacctcggagattttggttgagggattatttgatcccttattgtgactcttggcaaccctaacttagacttaggtttttcttgttttttttaggatagcttttagatacacttggcccattaggcaccaccctaggcacacttagtctcaccttaggtcCGTTTAGGTATACTGGgtctattaagattttttttagcgTGACTTATATGACTTGCGTGTTTGCATGGCTCGTAGGGcccattttttgttaatttgtttatttttattttattttattttatttttcctctttatattattttccttaacttatttatttatttattatttttaccattttctaatttatttacttatttatctattcatgcaattatttaacttctaaaattttatgtttttgcaaagaaacttaccattggagtttaaggaaagtgggactctccttggaaggttttggaggagaatttgaagttgggaagattgcttttgaatcggaagatttaaaaaaggataaggagaaaagaagagaattaaggaaataggagaattttccttttaggAACAGATTTAGGCCTTTGGGGGTTGATATATGTATGTGAGAAAAGAAATTGGGGGAGGAGAGGACACGCATTGAAAGAGACGTATTGGAGGATTCTGAAGATTTTGGAGAGAAGCACAGAGGAAGCGAAAAAAAAAGAGCAATTGCAACCAAGGCTGTCCAGGTATGCACCTCGTTGCTTTTGGAATTCtacctatatttgatttttccgCGTGTTTGATTCCTGaatatttaattgttttgttgattttgtgTGGACAAAAAGGGCCacaatttgttttgttgagattggttacTTGCTTGATtgctttgttttgattttggatgtCATTAATGTCTTCGGAAGCATATAACTCCATGTCTGTTCCCACTAACCTGAGCCTATTGAAAaatcatggttttattttttttaatctcccATGTCTGTTTTCCCATCGTTTCCTCTACTCTCTACCATATCTGTTTTGCCTTTCTTCCTACCCGTCACATGGCCATCAACTTTTCATATGAGGATGACTCCAAAGTTTGGGCATGCAATCAAGAGATTCAGCAAAGAGatcaatttcttcaaattctaGCTATACATGCCAGGTTGTGGGTTCATATAAAAGGAAGCTCGTGGTAGTTGCTATTCTTTTTCTATTAACGGTTCTGTTCCAGCCATTGCTGTAAAAATTGTTGTCATAATACGAGACCCAAAAGAGATTTTTTCTAAGCAATCATGTCCAAGTGGCTTGTTGGCTGTTTATGCACTTGTTATGGTTGGTGGCAGTCATGTAAATTTATGGATTCATACGGGGATTAGAGATATGGCTTCtcggaattctaccatttcaagGTGTGTAAATTGAGGGTAGATTGAGGAGCGCGGGAGTTGTTTGAAGAAATGCCCACGAGAAGGAACCTGATTCCACCATTGAGAAAATTTGTAGTTTTATAATGGTGTTGTTCAGAAGCGTGTCGCTATCGCAAAAACAGGAGGGAGAAATCCATGGATTTGTTGAAGGTCAGTCAAGTGCAGGGTCCAATGATGAATTGATGCAATCTCTGCCTGATGCGCTCTCCAATATAGCCTCTCCTGAAATCTTGCCCATTATTCTAAGTCTACACACGTTAGATATTGAACTATCAGTTGAGCAAATTTCATATCAAAAGGGTCGTGGAGGTAACAGAAAATCAGATGAAAAGCCTATGGTTGATCATGGTTCTGTTTTATTTACCCATTAAAAGAAAACAGCTTCTTCAACTGATATTGCAATGGTTCTGTTTTATTTACCCATTCAAAGAAAACAACTTCTTCAACTCATATTGCAAGACCCCGAACATGGTATAGAACTAATGCTTCATCTTCATCATTAAAGAAGTCTTTCTCGATTGCATTCCCTCCACAAAGGAAGTCAGAAATTGGAAAAGTACAAGGTGCTTCTTACATTCATAAGGGCATCAGCCTTGTAAGAAAACCTGCTCTAGTTGTTGTCCTTCCTTAGGATCTACATGGTTTGAGTTCCTTTGTTTATCGATTGAATCCTTCTGGTGTAGATAAAATGAGAAAGAGATCAGGTGTTTATATTCAGCCAAAAACAGGAATGTCTTGTTG contains the following coding sequences:
- the LOC100263789 gene encoding laccase-14, translating into MKVFCSQILGLLLFVAVLPCKALINYTFIVKETPYTRLCSTKNILTVNGQFPGPTLYVTKGETVIVDVYNKGSYNITIHWHGVKMPRYPWSDGPEYVTQCPIQPGGKFSQKIIFSSEEGTLWWHAHSDWSRATVHGAIIIYPKKGTSYPFPKPHAEVPILLGEWWKKDIMEVLTEFVQNGGDPQISDAFTINGQPGDLYPCSKPETFKLLVDYGKMYLLRIINVDMQDILFFSIAKHQITVVGTDASYTKPLARDYIAISPGQTIDVLLEANQSPDHYYMAARAYSSAKGVEYDNTTTTAVVQYNGNYTPSPPSLPFLPDYNDTNASVNFTGSLRSLANKDHPVDVPTNITTPLIFTVSMNTFPCPLNRTCKGPNGTMLAASVNNISFVNPKIDVLEAYYYQINGVFGTRFPSFPPYVFNFTAEYLSLLLELPNRWTEVKVLDYDSVVELVFQGTNLVAGTDHPIHLHGYSFYVVGWGFGNFNKDKDPLGYNLVDPPLQNTIAVPKNGWTTIRFKAHNPGVWLMHCHIERHLTWGMDMVFIVKNGPSPEVQLLPPPPDMPPC